The DNA segment CCACGTATGGGTCGTAGACGAGCACGTCGACGTCGAGTCCGGACAGGAGTTCGACGAACCGCTGGGCGATGGAGCCAAAGGAAACGACACCTACCGTCGACCCAACCAGCCGCGGTGCTGGAGCCCCGACCGTCCAGTCCCACGCGCCCTCACTCATCGCCCGGTTGTGAGCGACCAGCCCCCGGCGGGCACCGAGCAGCAACGACAGCGCGTGTGTCGCTACCTCGTCCACCGAGTACAGTGGCACGTTCGTGACCCAGACGTCGTCTTCGGCGGCCGCCTCGTGGTCGATGTTGTCGACGCCGGTGCCGAGTCTCGCGACTATCTCGAGCGACGGATGGCCCCTGAAAACCTCGGCAGGAACGGGTATGTCGGTGTGAGCGACGATGCCATCGGCCGCCGGTGCGTTCGCGAGCGCACTCGGTTCATCCCCTTCGATGAAATGAAAGGTCGCGTCGGTGAGAAGTCGTTCGAAAACGGCCGGTTCCACGTTCGGTTTGTCGGGAAGCAAGACAGTGTGAGTCATGGGCGTCGAGTGGTGTAACGAGCGCAACGAGTGGTCGGTTTGTACGACCTATTCCGATTCAGCACGGACGAACGTCACCGGACACGGCGACGACAGCAGGACTTCCTGTGCCGTCGAGCCGAAGACTGCCTTGCCGGTCGGGGAGCGTTTTCGACCGCCGACGATGACGCGGTCGGCGTCGACGTCCTCTGCGAGGTTGACGATGGTCTCGCCGTGTTCACCAACCGCACCACGGACGAGGTAACTGACGTCGGCCTCCTCGAGCGTCGAGGCTAGATCACGGATCGTCGCGTGTCGTCCAGCGACGTCGTTCGGGTCGACGGCTTCGTGGTCCGGGTCGAAGTCGAGTCTGTCGAGAACGTCGTCGTACTCATCGCGCGTGAACACGTGACCAAGTACGACCGTCGTCCCGGCCGGTTTAGCGACTTCGATAACCGTCTCTGCGAGTTCGTCGGTACGTTCGGCGTCTCCGGGTCCGACAGCGAGCAAGACCGTTTTGAGTGTCATATCACTACAACAGACCCCTACTGACTTAAACGTTGATAATTTACTCAGTCTCGAGTAATTATTTGACCTTCCGAGAGTCGCCGGAAGCGTTCGTGGGTGACGGGGACCGTTATACGTTACGAGACCCAACGATGGTACCGATGGACGGACCCGACCTCAGCGGACAGACCGTGCTGGTCACCGGCAGTGCTCGCGGCGTCGGCCGCGAACTCCTCTTAGCGACCGCAAGACAGGGCGCGAAAACCGCGGTACACTACCACTCGAGTGCCGACGAAGCGAACGCAGTCGCCGAGCTCGCTCGAAAAGCGGGTGCCCCCGCCGTGACGACCGTCCAGGGAGACGTCACCGACCCCGATTCGGTCGACGCGCTCTTTGACGCCCTCGAGGCAGACCTCGGCAGCGTCGACTGTCTCGTCAACAACGTGGGCGATTTCGCCCCACAACACTGGGAGGCAATCGACTTCGAAAGCTGGAATCGGGTGCTCGAGACCAACCTCAATGGCACTTATCTCTGTTCGAAACGCGCACTACCTGGCATGCGCGAGCGTGGCTACGGCCGCATCGTCAACGTCGGCTACGCCTCGAGCGAGAAGGGACTCGTAAGTCCGAAGAACTTCCCGTACTTCGTCGCCAAAGCTGGCGTCATCATGTTCACACGAATGCTCGCTGCCGACACCAACGACGACGGGATTACGGTAAACGCCATCTCACCGTACGTCGTCGAGAACTCCGACGAGTTCCCCGAAACCCTCCCCCGTGGGCGACCCGCGAGTTTCGAGGACATGACTCGCCCCTTGCTCTGGTTTCTCGATCCCGAAGCGAACTACGTCAGCGGCCAGAACGTCGAAATCGACGGAGGCTGGCTTCCGGAACAAGTATGACAGACACATCCAAGCCCCTCGAGACCAAATCGGACCCTATGGAACCGAACGTCGGCGGCTTCGACCGAACCGTCCGAATCACACTGGGCGTGCTCGCCCTGTCACTCGCACTCGCCATTGGCTCGAGTACGGCCTTCTCGGCTGACACGCGGGTACTCAGCGTCGTCGTGAGCCTCCTCCTCGGCGGCTTCCTGCTCACAAGCGCGCTAACCCGCCGCTGTCTCGGCAATCGGCTGCTGGGTATCGACACCTGTGAGCGATAGCGGCTTCCCAAGCCTGAACGGGTGAGCCGAACCGATGGATTCGGGTCACAGGTCGACGGCTGGGAAGGGACTATGTCGTCACGTATCGACGACGACAATCCGTCCGCGTCGACAAAAGCGGAAAAGGACACCGGAGGCGAGACAGCCTCACCGCTAGCACCCGTATGGACCGTATGGCCCTCCCAGTCGCGATGGGGTGGCGACACCTCCTGTTTGCCAACTGGTCGATCGACCCGGTCCGCCTCGCCCCGCACCTGCCCGACGCTCTCGAGGTCGACACCCACGACGGGGAGGCCTGGCTTTCCGTCGTTCCGTTCTACAACGTCGACGTTCGGCCGCGAGGACTGCCCGCGTGGACCGGGTTCGAACTCCCCGAACTCAACCTCCGAACGTACGTTCGCCATCGCGGACGCCCCGGTGTGTACTTTTTCAGCCTCGATGCCGAGGGGCTCGTCGGTGTCCTGGGTGCACGCGTGCTCCATCACCTGCCGTATTACAATGCACGAATGTCGATCCGAGAACGCGCCGGAGAGATCCACTTTCGAAGCCGGCGCGTACACCCCGGTGCTCGCCCAGTCACGTTCACCGCGTCGTACGAAGCGACCGGCGACCCCTTCGAGGCAACGAGCGACCCGCTCGCAAGCTTTCTCACCGAACGCTACCGGTATTTCACCGAAGACACCAACGGAGCCGTTCGCTCAGCCGAAATTCGACACGAACCCTGGAACCTCCAGGACGCTCGAGCCACCATCGAAGCCGACCAGTTGTTTCGAGCAAACGGCTTCGAACCGCCGGTCGAGGAGCCACTGCTGTACTATTCTCGGGGGCTGGATATCACGGCGTCGCGAAATCGCCGTCTCGAGTGATCGAATCCCTACTTGTCACGCAGGACTTTCCAGACCAGCGAAAGGTCGCTCAGACCCAGGAGCTTCATGATCGCTCGTTTGTTGCCGTTGTTCGCCTTTGCGAGCGTTTCCTCGTCGTATCGGTTCAGGTCGGCCATCAGTTTGTCGTAGCGCTCGTTCGACGCCAGATACAACAGGTGGGTCATCAGCAGTCGCGAATCGATGTTCGGCGCGACATCGCGATGCCACAGCGTGTCGTACACCTCGAGGTTCGCCGCCGTCGGCTTTTGTCGGCCGTGTTTGAGACAGCGGTCGACCGCCGTCGCCGCCGCCCGTCCCGACTTCATACACGTGTGAATCCCCTCACCCCAGAGCGGGTCGACGGTCGGGACGGTGTCCCCGATAGCCATAAACCGGTCAGTGTGCATTTTGCCAGGTGGCTGGATGTGCGCCGAGCCACGGTGTTGGCGGCCCTCAATGCGTTCGGCGTCGGCAAAGCGCGGGTCGTTCTCGAGCCAGTAGCCGAGATAGTCGTCGATGCTGAAATCCGACCGGCCGTGTTCCTGGTGGCTCTCGTTTTGGATGTAACAGACGCCGACTTTGGCCGTATCCCCGCCCGTGTGGAAGATCCAGGAGTACCCACCGGGCGCGATGTCGTGATCGAGACGCAACATCATCGCGTCGTGTAAATCGGCGAACTCCGGATGATCGATGTCGATCCCCTCGAGTTCGAACTCGATCCCGATGGCGTGGTTTTCACGTTTGAGGTCGCTCACACCGAGTTTCTTCGCCAGCGGCGCGGCCGGCCCCGTCGCGTCGATGACGACGTCGGCATACACCTCCTCGTCGCCGTTGTAGGTGACGCCAACCGGTTCATCGTTCTCCACGATCGGAGCCGTCGCCCGCGATTCGAATCGGTATTCGGCCCCCTCTTCCTGGCCGTCCTCGACCAGAAATCGCTTGAATTTGGCGAAGTCGAGAACCGCACCGGGTTGTTCGCGAACGTAGTACTCGTTCGGCGACTCGAGGACGACCGTCTTCGTATACTGCTGGACGACGTCGTCCGGAATTGCGAACGAGGACATCATCGACGGAAACGTCCCGGCCGTCGACTTGTTCGATTGTTTTGGGAACTCATCCGCCGCTTCCGTCTCGAGGACGACGACGTCATACCCCCGCGATGCGAGATCACGGGCACACTGTGCACCCGCGGGACCAGCACCCGCGATAACCACGTCGTAATCTTCGTTCATAACCCACAGAGTGTACTCGAGCATTATGAGTATACCCAGTTGGCATCGAGCGGCCTGTTTTGTAGGAAGAAGCCTCGAGGAACGTAAAATAGGACGTTTCGCCGACAGTAGCCGCGACGACGGCCGTCAGTCTCGGCCAACACCATTGTCGGAACTGGACTTGGCCTCACCGACGAGCAACTGCCCAACCGCCTGGGTCCGCGTGGTCAACGTGGTCGTCGTCCTGGAACTCGCCTGCAGGGAGGCGTTGATCGTCCCGTACAGGTCGTCGAACCGAACCGACCCGTCGGAGTCGCGCCAGTCGTCCATAACGGGGATCGTCCGATGACACGTCGAACACGTCGTTTCCGTTTGATCAGTCGGATCGAGAGGCGAAAAACACCCGTGACATCGGCCCAGACCGACGATAACGAGTTCGGCTTGCTCGAGGACCTGTCGAAGTTGGTCCTGTAACGTCGACGCCGTCGTACAGAACGCCTCGAGCCGCGAAGCGAGGTCCGAACCAGCCGACGACGGAGCGATGGGGCCGATCGCGTCGCCGTCAGCCACATCCTCGACGTTCGCGAGCGTCGCGTCGACGGACTCGAGAACCACGAGCGCGTCCAGTCTCGCATCGACGTACTCGGGGTGCTCTCCATCCTCGAGCGACGCGGGAATCGTCGTCGCAAGCGAACCAACCGACGCGACAGCTGAAATCGCCTCGCTCTGGTGTTTCGTCACGTCCCGGATCGTCTCGAACAGCGCGGCCGATGAGTCGATCCCACTCTCGGGTCGTTTGATCGAGCCGTAACAGTCGTCACACAACGTTACGAGGGAACTCTCGTGCACCGTCCCCTGAACGGGGATGTCGCCAACCGCCGCCACGCGGAGATCTCCCGGCTCCCGCCCGCCCCCACAGTGACGGCACGTATACTCGTCGCGTTCGAACACCGCCTCCCTGTCGGCGTGCCACTCTCGAGCGTCGGAATCCACGACGTATCGGTCACGCTGGTGGGTCAAAAACGCTCCGGCTGGCTGGACGGCCCCGGTACGTCCAGTACCGTCGAACCAGATCACCGACGCAGCGTCTCGAGATCCGCCGGCCAGTCGTACTCGCTGTAGGTGAGCGTCGGCGTCGCCCCAGGGGGTACCACGTCGTACCGTTCTAAAAACGCCAAAATTCCGCGCTTCCCGCCGAAGTCGCCACGGTACCATAGAAACAGTCGGGGCACCTCGAGTACGTCTCGACCACGGTCGTATCTGACGTTCTCCTCGAGGAACCACTCGGTTGCAATCTCGAGTTCACTATCGACGTCGGCGGGCGTGTAGACCGTTACCGGCGGCGCGTGTTCGCTGCCGGAACTGAGGGCGAAGTGGATTCGTGGGTCGACATCCTCCAGACGGAACTGCCGCTCGAACGAGGAGGGAAACGGGTCCGGCAGATACCCCATTCCCCAGGGGTGTTTCGAGCCACGAAGCAGCCCGTGTTCGATGGTATCGAGACTGAGCCAGATCCCGGCAACCGGCACGCGATCGCCGGCAAAAAACCGCCACCGGTCGAGTAACCCTCCCTCGAGCAGCGACGGGTGTTCCTCGAGCAGGATCTGCACGTAGGCGTTGTAACAGTTGAGCCAGAACGCCAGCTTTCCCTCACGGCTCCCCAGGGCCCGCTCGAGACGCCGTCGCTCGAGTGCCGCCAGCTCCTCGCGCAACGCGACCGAGTCCCCATCGGTTTTCACCGAATAGAGGAGATCAGCCGAGATCGTCAGCGGGTCGAGCTGTGTCGACATACACCGACTCTAGGGCAACCACGGTCTTGAAGCCGTTTGACCGACGAAGCCGACAGTCACAGGGATTGTTGTGACTGATTGTCGGTCAGCGACGGATCGAGTGGTCGCTGACCACGACAACGAACCCTCTCAGTGTTGGAAAAACGTCTGGCGGCCGATAATCGGTCAAAAAACCGAAACTGCAGCGTTAGGAGAACTTGCGGTAGGCGATGAACAGTCCGCCAACGATGGCGACACCGACGAGCACCGTCGTCGTGTCGATGCCCGAGGACGACTCACTGTCCTGAACCTGCTCGAGGTACGACTGGACGGCTTCCTCGTCTATCGATGGGAAGTCACGGTCCCACTCGCCCGGCAGGTGAACCTCGGTGTCCGGACCAACCTGGTCTTTCTCGCGGACCTCGGCTTCGTCTGCGTTCTCACCGACGTAATCCTCGAGCGTGATGTAGAACGTCGTCACGCCGTCTTCGGTCTCGGCGTGGACCCCGGTTATCGTCTCACCGTCGTCGGTTTCGAACGGGACACCGTCGAGTGCGGTCATGTCATCGAAGGACATCGCCGCCTCGAACTCCATCTCCTCGTCCGTCGCCGACATGCTCATAGCCGCGATTTCGAAGTCGGCTTCACGGAAGTTCTCGATCGCCGTGAGCATCTCGTCGTCAGCATACGGGTCGTTCTCGATAGCCGTCTCGAGTTCGGCGAGCGCCTGCTCGAGCATAGCCTCCTCACTGGATTCGAAGTCGTAGGTCAGTTGCAGTTCGTCACCCACGAGTTCGGCGTCCATGGTGAACTGCGTTTCAGCGGCGAACTGCTCGACGCCACGGTCCTCGAGTTCGCTGACGTATGTACCCCAGTTCTGGGTATCCATCGACGCGCTGAACTCGACGAACGTTTCGTCGGGTCGTTCTCCGGCGTACAGGCTCATCTCGGTCGTCTGGACGAGGTCAGCGGCCTGCTGGGCTTCGATCACCGCTTGCATCTCGTCGAACTGGTCGGCGAGTTCGTCGTCGACATCGTCGAGCGAGTCCGCGATTTCGACGACACCCAGCACGACCTCGTCGTAGTTGCTGAATTCGACGTTCCACTCAGCGTTCACCTGCGTTCCGGAGGCCTCAGCGGAGAGGTACACTTCGTCGATCTCGAGGGAAGCGAGGCGGTCAGCG comes from the Natronosalvus amylolyticus genome and includes:
- a CDS encoding HNH endonuclease, encoding MIWFDGTGRTGAVQPAGAFLTHQRDRYVVDSDAREWHADREAVFERDEYTCRHCGGGREPGDLRVAAVGDIPVQGTVHESSLVTLCDDCYGSIKRPESGIDSSAALFETIRDVTKHQSEAISAVASVGSLATTIPASLEDGEHPEYVDARLDALVVLESVDATLANVEDVADGDAIGPIAPSSAGSDLASRLEAFCTTASTLQDQLRQVLEQAELVIVGLGRCHGCFSPLDPTDQTETTCSTCHRTIPVMDDWRDSDGSVRFDDLYGTINASLQASSRTTTTLTTRTQAVGQLLVGEAKSSSDNGVGRD
- a CDS encoding universal stress protein; this translates as MTLKTVLLAVGPGDAERTDELAETVIEVAKPAGTTVVLGHVFTRDEYDDVLDRLDFDPDHEAVDPNDVAGRHATIRDLASTLEEADVSYLVRGAVGEHGETIVNLAEDVDADRVIVGGRKRSPTGKAVFGSTAQEVLLSSPCPVTFVRAESE
- a CDS encoding digeranylgeranylglycerophospholipid reductase gives rise to the protein MNEDYDVVIAGAGPAGAQCARDLASRGYDVVVLETEAADEFPKQSNKSTAGTFPSMMSSFAIPDDVVQQYTKTVVLESPNEYYVREQPGAVLDFAKFKRFLVEDGQEEGAEYRFESRATAPIVENDEPVGVTYNGDEEVYADVVIDATGPAAPLAKKLGVSDLKRENHAIGIEFELEGIDIDHPEFADLHDAMMLRLDHDIAPGGYSWIFHTGGDTAKVGVCYIQNESHQEHGRSDFSIDDYLGYWLENDPRFADAERIEGRQHRGSAHIQPPGKMHTDRFMAIGDTVPTVDPLWGEGIHTCMKSGRAAATAVDRCLKHGRQKPTAANLEVYDTLWHRDVAPNIDSRLLMTHLLYLASNERYDKLMADLNRYDEETLAKANNGNKRAIMKLLGLSDLSLVWKVLRDK
- a CDS encoding YgaP family membrane protein; translated protein: MTDTSKPLETKSDPMEPNVGGFDRTVRITLGVLALSLALAIGSSTAFSADTRVLSVVVSLLLGGFLLTSALTRRCLGNRLLGIDTCER
- a CDS encoding C-terminal binding protein; this encodes MTHTVLLPDKPNVEPAVFERLLTDATFHFIEGDEPSALANAPAADGIVAHTDIPVPAEVFRGHPSLEIVARLGTGVDNIDHEAAAEDDVWVTNVPLYSVDEVATHALSLLLGARRGLVAHNRAMSEGAWDWTVGAPAPRLVGSTVGVVSFGSIAQRFVELLSGLDVDVLVYDPYVDDETVADCDATSVDFETLLDSSDAVSVHAPLTPETAGMFDAAAFSRLPEHAVIVNVGRGGIIDEDALLSALEADELAGAGLDVFAAEPPNGSPLLERNDVICTPHTAWYSEASKRELNETAARNVAAALEGERPPDAIDLDAEWLST
- a CDS encoding SDR family NAD(P)-dependent oxidoreductase, which encodes MDGPDLSGQTVLVTGSARGVGRELLLATARQGAKTAVHYHSSADEANAVAELARKAGAPAVTTVQGDVTDPDSVDALFDALEADLGSVDCLVNNVGDFAPQHWEAIDFESWNRVLETNLNGTYLCSKRALPGMRERGYGRIVNVGYASSEKGLVSPKNFPYFVAKAGVIMFTRMLAADTNDDGITVNAISPYVVENSDEFPETLPRGRPASFEDMTRPLLWFLDPEANYVSGQNVEIDGGWLPEQV
- a CDS encoding YqjF family protein, translating into MALPVAMGWRHLLFANWSIDPVRLAPHLPDALEVDTHDGEAWLSVVPFYNVDVRPRGLPAWTGFELPELNLRTYVRHRGRPGVYFFSLDAEGLVGVLGARVLHHLPYYNARMSIRERAGEIHFRSRRVHPGARPVTFTASYEATGDPFEATSDPLASFLTERYRYFTEDTNGAVRSAEIRHEPWNLQDARATIEADQLFRANGFEPPVEEPLLYYSRGLDITASRNRRLE
- a CDS encoding DUF547 domain-containing protein, producing the protein MSTQLDPLTISADLLYSVKTDGDSVALREELAALERRRLERALGSREGKLAFWLNCYNAYVQILLEEHPSLLEGGLLDRWRFFAGDRVPVAGIWLSLDTIEHGLLRGSKHPWGMGYLPDPFPSSFERQFRLEDVDPRIHFALSSGSEHAPPVTVYTPADVDSELEIATEWFLEENVRYDRGRDVLEVPRLFLWYRGDFGGKRGILAFLERYDVVPPGATPTLTYSEYDWPADLETLRR